From a single Streptomyces sp. 1331.2 genomic region:
- a CDS encoding phosphotransferase enzyme family protein, translating to MTFSQTLACAPARPDLSAPPMGTLSPPVPHHALAEVLARYPVGRLLTAEPVAEGLLNRGYRVTTEAGPYFLKCYVDTATASRPKILAHHRAMAALNTLGLPVVPPLTCAERSNTVAAASGRMFALFPWVDGRHRHGTELDLSQCDALGALLGRLHGALDDICAPFEQPAGYRSADPADSAGLARDLRRSAREHRPYGELDALVERRLTERLELLADHAHRRPAPQAAPPTGWTHGDFHGLNLLYGEGPQDGRLTAVLDWDKLGPQPRAEEAVRAATLLFNDRDSGALDLVRVRHYSQAYRASGAATAEHLAAAAHRVWWERLNDFWMLQWRYQRGDHRADPLYPASAGQLAWWCQEYEQVLDAFAN from the coding sequence GTGACTTTCAGCCAGACCCTCGCCTGCGCCCCGGCCCGCCCCGATCTCTCCGCACCGCCGATGGGGACCCTCAGCCCGCCCGTCCCGCACCACGCGCTCGCCGAGGTCCTGGCCCGCTACCCGGTGGGGCGCCTGCTGACCGCCGAACCGGTCGCCGAAGGCCTGCTGAACCGGGGGTACCGGGTCACCACCGAGGCCGGCCCGTACTTCCTGAAGTGCTACGTCGACACCGCCACCGCCAGCCGTCCGAAGATCCTCGCCCACCACCGCGCGATGGCCGCGCTGAACACCCTCGGACTGCCCGTCGTACCACCGCTGACCTGCGCCGAAAGGTCGAACACGGTGGCCGCCGCGAGCGGCCGGATGTTCGCCCTCTTCCCCTGGGTCGACGGCCGGCACCGGCACGGCACCGAGCTCGACCTCTCGCAGTGCGACGCCCTCGGCGCGCTGCTCGGCCGGCTGCACGGCGCACTCGACGACATCTGCGCCCCCTTCGAACAGCCCGCCGGCTACCGCAGCGCCGACCCCGCCGACAGCGCCGGCCTCGCCCGCGACCTGCGGCGCAGCGCCCGCGAGCACCGCCCGTACGGCGAACTCGACGCGCTCGTCGAGCGACGGCTCACGGAACGGCTGGAACTGCTCGCCGACCACGCCCACCGCCGCCCCGCCCCGCAGGCCGCCCCGCCCACCGGCTGGACCCACGGCGACTTCCACGGCCTCAACCTGCTGTACGGCGAGGGCCCGCAGGACGGCCGGCTCACCGCCGTCCTGGACTGGGACAAGCTCGGCCCGCAGCCGCGCGCCGAGGAGGCCGTCCGCGCCGCCACGCTGCTCTTCAACGACCGGGACTCCGGCGCCCTCGACCTGGTCCGGGTGCGCCACTACTCGCAGGCCTACCGGGCCTCCGGCGCCGCCACCGCCGAGCACCTGGCCGCCGCCGCCCACCGGGTCTGGTGGGAGCGGCTGAACGACTTCTGGATGCTGCAGTGGCGCTACCAGCGGGGCGACCACCGGGCCGACCCGCTCTACCCCGCCTCGGCGGGCCAGTTGGCGTGGTGGTGCCAGGAGTACGAGCAGGTCCTGGACGCCTTCGCCAACTGA
- a CDS encoding response regulator encodes MTDNGRIRVFLLDDHEVVRRGVHDLLSVEDDIDVVGEAGTAAEALTRIPAVHPDVAVLDVRLPDGNGVEVCREIRSRLPEIKCLMLTSFSDDEALFDSIMAGASGYALKAIRGTDLITAVRDVAAGRSLLDPVATSRVLARLRDGGEKEDERLAQLTKQERRILDLIGEGMTNRQIGNELHLAEKTVKNYVSSLLAKMGMERRTQAAAYVARHQADHQY; translated from the coding sequence GTGACTGATAACGGACGAATCAGGGTATTCCTGCTCGATGATCACGAGGTCGTCCGGAGGGGCGTGCACGACCTGCTGTCGGTCGAGGACGACATCGACGTGGTCGGCGAGGCCGGTACCGCCGCCGAGGCGCTCACCCGGATCCCGGCGGTCCACCCCGACGTCGCGGTCCTCGACGTCCGGCTGCCGGACGGCAACGGGGTCGAGGTCTGCCGCGAGATCCGCTCCCGGCTGCCGGAGATCAAGTGCCTGATGCTGACCTCGTTCTCGGACGACGAGGCGCTGTTCGACTCGATCATGGCGGGCGCCTCCGGCTACGCCCTGAAGGCGATCCGCGGCACCGACCTGATCACCGCCGTCCGCGACGTCGCGGCCGGTCGCTCGCTGCTCGACCCGGTCGCCACCAGCCGGGTGCTCGCCAGGCTGCGCGACGGCGGCGAGAAGGAGGACGAACGGCTGGCCCAACTCACCAAGCAGGAGCGGCGGATCCTCGATCTGATCGGCGAGGGGATGACCAATCGTCAGATCGGCAACGAGTTGCACCTGGCCGAGAAGACGGTGAAGAACTACGTCTCCAGTCTGCTCGCCAAGATGGGCATGGAGCGACGCACCCAAGCGGCCGCCTACGTGGCGCGGCACCAGGCCGACCACCAGTACTGA
- the pdhA gene encoding pyruvate dehydrogenase (acetyl-transferring) E1 component subunit alpha, translating into MTVKSTARARKKAAPAVPDTLRAAGTDAQPELVQLLTPEGERVEHPDYPLTTTPEELRSLYRDLVLVRRFDGEATALQRQGELGLWASLLGQEAAQVGSGRAMRTGDYAFPTYREHGVAWCRDVDPLNLLGMFRGVNHGGWDPNEKNFHLYTIVIGAQTLHATGYAMGISKDGADDAVIAYFGDGASSQGDVNEAFTFASVYNAPVVFFCQNNQWAISEPTTTQTKIPLYRRASGFGFPGVRVDGNDVLACLAVTRWALDHARSGNGPVLIEAFTYRMGAHTTSDDPTRYRHNEETEAWKAKDPISRLRAHLEKEGLADEEFFAAVDAESEKLGLRVREGVRSMPDPDPTLIFDHVYSEPHALVDEERAEYVEYAASFEAGENH; encoded by the coding sequence GTGACCGTCAAAAGCACGGCGAGGGCTCGCAAGAAGGCGGCCCCCGCTGTCCCTGACACCCTCCGCGCCGCGGGTACGGACGCCCAGCCGGAGCTCGTCCAACTGCTCACGCCGGAAGGCGAGCGGGTCGAGCACCCGGACTACCCCCTCACCACCACTCCGGAGGAGCTGCGCTCCCTCTACCGCGACCTGGTGCTGGTGCGCCGGTTCGACGGCGAGGCCACCGCGCTGCAGCGCCAGGGCGAGCTGGGCCTGTGGGCCTCGCTGCTCGGCCAGGAGGCCGCCCAGGTCGGCTCCGGCCGCGCCATGCGCACCGGCGACTACGCCTTCCCGACCTACCGCGAGCACGGCGTGGCCTGGTGCCGCGACGTCGACCCGCTGAACCTGCTCGGCATGTTCCGCGGCGTGAACCACGGCGGCTGGGACCCGAACGAGAAGAACTTCCACCTGTACACCATCGTGATCGGCGCGCAGACCCTGCACGCCACCGGATACGCGATGGGCATCAGCAAGGACGGCGCCGACGACGCGGTCATCGCGTACTTCGGCGACGGCGCCTCCAGCCAGGGCGACGTCAACGAGGCCTTCACCTTCGCCTCGGTCTACAACGCGCCGGTCGTGTTCTTCTGCCAGAACAACCAGTGGGCGATCTCCGAGCCCACCACCACCCAGACCAAGATCCCGCTGTACCGCCGCGCCTCCGGCTTCGGCTTCCCCGGCGTGCGGGTCGACGGCAACGACGTGCTGGCCTGCCTGGCGGTCACCCGCTGGGCGCTCGACCACGCCCGCAGCGGCAACGGCCCGGTGCTGATCGAGGCGTTCACCTACCGGATGGGCGCCCACACCACCTCCGACGACCCCACCCGCTACCGGCACAACGAGGAGACCGAGGCCTGGAAGGCCAAGGACCCGATCTCCCGGCTCCGCGCCCACCTGGAGAAGGAGGGCCTGGCCGACGAGGAGTTCTTCGCCGCCGTCGACGCCGAGAGCGAGAAGCTGGGGCTGCGGGTGCGCGAGGGCGTGCGCAGCATGCCGGACCCGGACCCGACGCTGATCTTCGACCACGTGTACAGCGAGCCGCACGCGTTGGTCGATGAGGAACGGGCCGAGTACGTCGAGTACGCGGCCTCCTTCGAGGCGGGGGAGAACCACTGA
- a CDS encoding alpha-ketoacid dehydrogenase subunit beta → MAGQLSIAKALNGALRKSLENDPKTLLMGEDIGKLGGVFRITDGLQKDFGEGRVIDSPLAESGIVGTAIGLALRGYRPVVEIQFDGFVYPAFDQIVSQLAKMHARALGHVKMPVTIRIPYAGGIGAVEHHSESHEAYFAHTAGLRVVTPSSAHDAHWMLRQAIESDDPVIFLEPKRRYWDKGEVGDAADLGLHDARIVRPGTDATLIAYGPMVKVCLEAAAAAEEDGRRLEVVDLRSLSPVDFTTLEESVKRTGRAVVVHEAPVFLGMGAELAARLTEKCFYHLEAPVLRVGGYYAPYPPSRVEEAFLPDLDRVLDAVDRALAY, encoded by the coding sequence ATGGCCGGTCAGCTGAGCATCGCCAAGGCGCTGAACGGGGCGCTGCGCAAGTCGCTGGAGAACGACCCGAAGACCCTCCTCATGGGCGAGGACATCGGCAAGCTCGGTGGCGTCTTCCGGATCACCGACGGCCTGCAGAAGGACTTCGGCGAGGGCCGGGTGATCGACTCCCCACTGGCCGAGTCCGGCATCGTCGGCACCGCGATCGGCCTGGCGCTGCGCGGCTACCGCCCGGTGGTGGAGATCCAGTTCGACGGCTTCGTCTACCCGGCCTTCGACCAGATCGTCTCCCAGCTGGCGAAGATGCACGCCCGCGCCCTCGGCCACGTCAAGATGCCCGTCACCATCCGCATCCCGTACGCGGGCGGCATCGGCGCCGTCGAGCACCACAGCGAGTCGCACGAGGCGTACTTCGCGCACACCGCCGGTCTGCGCGTGGTCACCCCGTCCAGCGCGCACGACGCGCACTGGATGCTGCGGCAGGCGATCGAGTCGGACGACCCGGTCATCTTCCTGGAGCCCAAGCGCCGTTACTGGGACAAGGGCGAGGTCGGCGACGCCGCCGACCTGGGCCTGCACGACGCCCGGATCGTCCGGCCCGGCACCGACGCGACGCTGATCGCGTACGGCCCGATGGTCAAGGTCTGCCTTGAGGCCGCCGCGGCCGCCGAGGAGGACGGCCGCCGGCTGGAGGTCGTCGACCTGCGCTCGCTCTCCCCGGTGGACTTCACCACCCTGGAGGAGTCGGTCAAGCGCACCGGCCGCGCCGTCGTGGTGCACGAGGCACCGGTCTTCCTGGGCATGGGCGCCGAACTGGCCGCCCGGCTCACGGAGAAGTGCTTCTACCACTTGGAGGCACCCGTCCTCCGGGTCGGCGGCTACTACGCGCCGTACCCGCCGTCCCGCGTCGAGGAGGCCTTCCTCCCCGACCTGGACCGCGTGCTCGACGCCGTCGACCGCGCGCTCGCGTACTGA
- a CDS encoding dihydrolipoamide acetyltransferase family protein, with amino-acid sequence MTTEVRSLREFKMPDVGEGLTEAEILSWYVKPGDTVTDGQVVCEVETAKAAVELPIPFNGVVEQLFFPEGATVDVGTVIISVAVAGEAGAAAPAASAAAPAPVAAAAVAVAEEEVVPERREVLVGYGPRTGGTQRRARRTTTTKVAATAPAPAAPAPVAPAVPAAPVAPVAEVPSGERPLAKPPVRKLAKDLGVDLRAVTPTGRDGVITREDVHAYAAAQAAPVAPAAAAPAAQAVAVEAVAGEAVVAPVPVPTAGDVRVPVKGVRKATAQAMVASAFTAPHVTEFVQVDVTRTMKFVRRLKESGELGRDVRVSPLLIVAKALLTAIKRHPEINAQWDEAAQEIVIKGQVNLGIAAATPRGLIVPNIKDAGSKTLAGLATSLGELVETARQGKTSPADMQGGTVTITNVGVFGVDTGTPILNPGEAAILAFGAVRELPWVHKGKVVPRQVTTLALSFDHRLVDGELGSKVLADVAALLEQPKRLITWG; translated from the coding sequence ATGACCACCGAAGTTCGCTCGCTCCGCGAGTTCAAGATGCCCGATGTGGGCGAGGGCCTCACCGAGGCCGAGATCCTCAGCTGGTACGTCAAGCCCGGTGACACCGTCACCGACGGGCAGGTCGTCTGCGAGGTGGAGACCGCCAAGGCCGCCGTGGAGCTGCCCATCCCGTTCAACGGGGTGGTCGAGCAGCTGTTCTTCCCCGAGGGCGCGACGGTCGACGTCGGCACCGTGATCATCTCCGTTGCGGTCGCCGGGGAGGCGGGGGCTGCGGCTCCGGCCGCTTCGGCCGCTGCTCCGGCGCCGGTTGCTGCGGCTGCGGTCGCCGTCGCGGAGGAGGAGGTCGTGCCGGAGCGCCGCGAGGTGCTGGTCGGGTACGGCCCGCGCACCGGCGGCACCCAGCGCCGGGCGCGACGGACGACCACCACCAAGGTCGCCGCGACGGCGCCGGCTCCGGCTGCACCTGCTCCGGTCGCCCCGGCTGTTCCTGCTGCGCCGGTCGCTCCGGTCGCTGAAGTTCCCTCCGGGGAAAGGCCGTTGGCGAAGCCTCCGGTGCGCAAGCTGGCCAAGGACCTCGGCGTCGACCTGCGCGCGGTGACGCCGACCGGCCGCGACGGCGTGATCACCCGCGAGGACGTGCACGCGTACGCCGCCGCCCAGGCCGCTCCGGTGGCCCCGGCTGCGGCAGCCCCGGCGGCCCAGGCCGTCGCGGTCGAGGCGGTCGCGGGCGAGGCGGTCGTGGCGCCGGTGCCCGTGCCCACCGCGGGCGACGTCCGGGTGCCGGTCAAGGGCGTCCGCAAGGCGACCGCGCAGGCGATGGTGGCCTCGGCCTTCACCGCCCCGCACGTCACCGAGTTCGTCCAGGTCGACGTGACCCGCACGATGAAGTTCGTCCGCCGGCTCAAGGAGAGCGGCGAGCTGGGCCGGGACGTCCGGGTCAGCCCGCTGCTGATCGTCGCCAAGGCGCTGCTCACCGCGATCAAGCGGCACCCCGAGATCAACGCGCAGTGGGACGAGGCGGCCCAGGAGATCGTCATCAAGGGCCAGGTGAACCTCGGCATCGCCGCGGCCACCCCGCGCGGCCTGATCGTCCCGAACATCAAGGACGCCGGGTCCAAGACCCTGGCGGGGCTGGCCACTTCGCTCGGCGAGCTGGTCGAGACCGCCCGTCAGGGCAAGACCTCCCCGGCCGACATGCAGGGCGGGACGGTCACCATCACCAATGTCGGCGTCTTCGGCGTCGACACCGGCACCCCGATCCTCAACCCGGGTGAGGCCGCCATCCTGGCCTTCGGCGCGGTCCGGGAACTGCCGTGGGTGCACAAGGGCAAGGTCGTCCCGCGCCAGGTCACCACGCTGGCGCTCTCCTTCGACCACCGCCTGGTGGACGGGGAGTTGGGCTCCAAGGTGCTGGCCGACGTGGCCGCCCTGCTGGAGCAGCCGAAGCGCCTGATCACCTGGGGCTGA
- a CDS encoding benzoate/H(+) symporter BenE family transporter — protein MTDELTVRPETAPVGSGERRSLRRDVSGPALLAGLVCVAVSFSGPLVVVLAAAAAGRLDAAHTASWIWAVAIGSGVSGFALSWWTRTPVITAWSTPGAALLVTSLGDYPYRDAIGAFLVSAAVVALFGVTGWFGRLIAAVPVGIVNAMLAGILFSFGAGIFGAVHSAPVLVVGSFAAFLLAKRFAPRYAVPVALAVGGVLAALTVGLPLHLGSGGPTVPVLTVPSFSWAALVGLALPLTIVTLASQNAPGLGVMRAFGYRADDRLLIGSTGAVSMLLAPFGSPGVNLAAITAAICSGPEAHPDPRRRYVAGMSSGVLYVLVGSFGGVLVSLFTGLPKELIAVIAGVALLASLQGSLAAAVAAERGRDAAVVTFLASASGMSLFGIGSAFWGLLFGLGTHLLLDFRRS, from the coding sequence ATGACGGATGAGCTGACAGTCCGACCGGAGACGGCGCCGGTCGGGAGCGGGGAACGCCGGTCGTTGCGGCGGGACGTGTCGGGGCCGGCGCTGCTGGCGGGGCTGGTGTGCGTCGCGGTGTCCTTCTCGGGGCCGCTGGTGGTGGTGCTCGCGGCGGCGGCCGCCGGACGGCTGGACGCGGCGCACACGGCGTCCTGGATCTGGGCGGTGGCGATCGGCAGCGGGGTGAGCGGCTTCGCGCTGAGCTGGTGGACCCGGACACCGGTGATCACCGCCTGGTCCACCCCGGGAGCCGCGCTGCTGGTGACCAGCCTGGGTGACTACCCGTACCGGGACGCCATCGGTGCGTTCCTGGTGAGCGCGGCGGTGGTGGCCCTGTTCGGGGTGACCGGCTGGTTCGGCCGGCTGATCGCGGCGGTGCCGGTGGGGATCGTGAACGCGATGCTGGCGGGCATCCTGTTCTCCTTCGGCGCCGGGATCTTCGGCGCCGTGCACAGCGCGCCGGTGCTGGTGGTCGGCAGCTTCGCGGCCTTCCTGCTGGCCAAGCGGTTCGCCCCGCGGTACGCCGTGCCGGTCGCGCTGGCGGTCGGCGGGGTGCTGGCGGCGCTCACCGTCGGACTGCCGTTGCACCTCGGCTCGGGCGGGCCGACCGTCCCGGTGCTGACGGTGCCGTCATTCTCCTGGGCCGCCCTGGTGGGGCTGGCGCTGCCGCTCACGATCGTCACGCTGGCCTCGCAGAACGCGCCGGGCCTCGGGGTGATGCGGGCCTTCGGCTACCGGGCGGACGACCGGCTGCTGATCGGCTCGACCGGCGCGGTGTCGATGCTGCTGGCACCGTTCGGCTCGCCCGGGGTGAACCTGGCGGCGATCACGGCGGCGATCTGCTCGGGCCCGGAGGCCCATCCGGACCCGCGCCGCCGGTACGTCGCGGGGATGTCCTCCGGGGTGCTCTACGTGCTGGTGGGCAGCTTCGGCGGGGTGCTGGTGAGCCTGTTCACCGGGCTGCCGAAGGAACTGATCGCGGTGATCGCCGGGGTCGCGCTGCTCGCCTCGTTGCAGGGCAGCCTGGCGGCGGCGGTCGCGGCGGAGCGCGGGCGGGACGCGGCAGTGGTGACCTTCCTGGCCAGCGCCTCGGGGATGAGCCTGTTCGGGATCGGCTCGGCCTTCTGGGGGCTGCTCTTCGGGCTGGGCACCCATCTGCTGCTGGACTTCCGGAGGAGCTGA
- a CDS encoding M64 family metallopeptidase produces MSTAVLPAALELVGPSPFGVIGPGAPADRAVPPHTALRADQRIPVAAPTVDIRRTGDPANRITLVLLGDGYTAGEQDLFRQQADKAWHALMDIEPFRTYQGFFNIRRVEVVSPSSGIAETESRGRNPATPLGMHFWCEGTARLLCADEAATARYAGDGAGPQYLIALANSTEYGGAGGTGVTTLAGGSPDAGRIIQHEIGHTVGDLGDEYDSAPDDADYPNLSTLNADDMRKKQTKWWRWLGAESPDGAGKVGAYRSANGLYRPTPDSVMRTLGSAYNLPSREAIVEELYRKVRPTDPPLPSPGEVTGRPRLDVRPLPLTGPRQLKVEWKVNGVPVTPQSADGSWLDTAQLDLPAGRTATVTATVRDTTDWVRDEGFRDRYMTRSVSWTLTG; encoded by the coding sequence GTGTCCACCGCCGTACTCCCCGCCGCCCTGGAGCTGGTCGGCCCCTCGCCGTTCGGTGTGATCGGCCCCGGGGCCCCGGCCGACCGGGCGGTGCCGCCGCACACCGCCCTCCGCGCCGACCAGCGGATACCCGTCGCCGCCCCCACCGTCGACATACGCCGCACCGGCGACCCGGCCAACCGGATCACCCTGGTCCTGCTCGGCGACGGCTACACGGCCGGCGAACAGGACCTGTTCCGGCAGCAGGCCGACAAGGCCTGGCACGCACTGATGGACATCGAGCCCTTCCGCACCTACCAGGGCTTCTTCAACATAAGGCGGGTCGAGGTCGTCTCCCCGTCCTCCGGGATAGCCGAGACCGAGAGCCGCGGCCGCAACCCGGCCACCCCGCTCGGCATGCACTTCTGGTGCGAGGGCACCGCCCGGCTGCTCTGCGCCGACGAGGCCGCCACCGCCCGCTACGCGGGGGACGGCGCCGGGCCGCAGTACCTGATCGCGCTGGCCAACTCCACGGAGTACGGCGGCGCCGGCGGCACCGGGGTGACCACCCTGGCCGGCGGCAGCCCCGACGCCGGGCGGATCATCCAGCACGAGATCGGGCACACCGTCGGGGACCTCGGCGACGAGTACGACAGCGCCCCGGACGACGCCGACTACCCGAACCTCTCCACCCTCAACGCCGACGACATGCGCAAGAAGCAGACCAAGTGGTGGCGTTGGCTGGGCGCCGAGTCCCCGGACGGCGCCGGCAAGGTCGGGGCGTACCGCAGCGCCAACGGCCTCTACCGGCCCACGCCCGACTCCGTGATGCGCACCCTGGGCAGCGCGTACAACCTCCCCTCGCGCGAGGCGATCGTCGAGGAGCTGTACCGAAAGGTCCGCCCGACCGACCCCCCGCTGCCGTCGCCCGGTGAGGTCACCGGGCGGCCCCGGCTCGATGTCCGCCCGCTGCCGCTGACCGGTCCGCGGCAGCTGAAGGTGGAGTGGAAGGTGAACGGCGTCCCGGTCACGCCGCAGTCCGCCGACGGCTCCTGGCTGGACACCGCGCAGCTGGACCTCCCCGCCGGCCGGACGGCCACCGTGACGGCGACCGTCCGGGACACCACCGACTGGGTACGGGACGAGGGCTTCCGGGACCGCTACATGACCCGGTCGGTGTCCTGGACGCTGACCGGCTGA
- a CDS encoding MFS transporter, translating into MPVEPARSVLPLSVPAPRTTAEPVPALPSPPGGRAAWLAWAIGASVYILAVIHRTSLGVAGLDAADRFGIGASALSTFSILQVLVYAAMQIPVGLLVDRFGPRRVLLIGIVLLSTGQLAFAFSSSFAPALGSRAVLGCGDAMTFISVLRIAARWFPAAKNPFVAQLTGLAGMGGNLITTVVLAEALHSEGWTPTFTAIAVLGVAVFALVALFLKEAPATAVRPVDQVAAAAVARPKVGRQVLACWREPGTRLGLWVHFTTQFPGNAFGLLWGLPYLVEAQGMSRAGAGGLLTLLVLSNMTFGFLFGRLLSASARARMPIVLTTIGTTALGWALVLAWPGGHPPMWLLVGIILVMGSNGPASLVGLDYARSRNPAERLGTASGIVNMGGFIGTMITLFGIGVLLDALSPAGAGAYSAGAFRWAFCWQYVPLAVGTAMILRLRRKVAAAAP; encoded by the coding sequence ATGCCCGTGGAGCCCGCCCGTTCAGTCCTGCCCCTGTCCGTCCCCGCTCCCCGCACCACTGCCGAGCCCGTTCCGGCCCTCCCGTCGCCGCCCGGTGGCCGCGCGGCCTGGCTGGCCTGGGCCATCGGCGCCAGCGTCTACATCCTGGCCGTCATCCACCGCACCAGCCTCGGGGTGGCCGGCCTGGACGCCGCGGACCGCTTCGGCATCGGCGCCTCGGCGCTCTCCACCTTCTCCATCCTCCAGGTGCTGGTCTACGCGGCCATGCAGATCCCGGTCGGCCTGCTGGTGGACCGCTTCGGGCCGCGCCGGGTGCTGCTGATCGGCATCGTGCTGCTCAGCACCGGCCAGCTGGCCTTCGCGTTCAGCTCCTCCTTCGCCCCCGCACTGGGCTCCCGGGCGGTGCTCGGCTGCGGCGACGCGATGACCTTCATCAGCGTGCTGCGGATCGCCGCCCGCTGGTTCCCGGCCGCGAAGAACCCGTTCGTGGCGCAGCTGACCGGCCTGGCCGGCATGGGCGGCAACCTGATCACCACCGTGGTGCTCGCCGAGGCGTTGCACAGCGAGGGCTGGACGCCCACCTTCACCGCGATCGCGGTGCTGGGCGTCGCGGTGTTCGCGCTGGTCGCCCTCTTCCTGAAGGAGGCGCCGGCGACTGCCGTACGGCCGGTGGATCAGGTGGCGGCTGCGGCCGTGGCCCGGCCGAAGGTCGGGCGGCAGGTGCTCGCCTGCTGGCGGGAACCGGGTACCCGGCTCGGTCTCTGGGTGCACTTCACCACCCAGTTCCCCGGCAACGCCTTCGGCCTGCTCTGGGGACTGCCCTACCTCGTCGAGGCGCAGGGCATGTCCCGCGCCGGAGCCGGCGGGCTGCTGACCCTGCTGGTGCTCAGCAACATGACCTTCGGCTTCCTCTTCGGGCGACTGCTCTCCGCCTCGGCCCGCGCCCGGATGCCGATCGTGCTCACCACCATCGGGACCACCGCGCTCGGCTGGGCCCTGGTGCTGGCCTGGCCCGGCGGGCACCCGCCGATGTGGCTGCTCGTCGGGATCATCCTGGTCATGGGCAGCAACGGCCCGGCCTCCCTGGTCGGCCTGGACTACGCCCGCTCCCGGAACCCGGCGGAACGCCTCGGCACCGCCTCCGGCATCGTCAACATGGGCGGCTTCATCGGCACGATGATCACGCTCTTCGGCATCGGCGTCCTGCTCGACGCCCTCTCCCCGGCCGGCGCGGGAGCCTACTCGGCCGGCGCCTTCCGCTGGGCGTTCTGCTGGCAGTACGTCCCGCTGGCAGTGGGGACGGCGATGATCCTGCGGCTGCGGCGGAAGGTTGCGGCGGCGGCGCCGTAG
- a CDS encoding BRO-N domain-containing protein codes for MDDEEKSMVLVRSSFPVTGQPIRVVMIDGVPWFVTADVCRILGRGNPSEALKIVNPVDVRTVNLRSISLRNSEGNDVSAGQKPYVRGNPILGVLSESGLYTLIMRSTKPNAQPFQEWVTRDLLPSIRRGDTDVPTQQRRMAETLAEAIGQQVQIVAEIDHEDWPGLTVHSDGTVHCRHGEMILYLPSREEDSGPPFGPYFACPSDERVGIRGSRVVPGCPKLKLVDLMRLRREAQHAPSTEPIPEHGPMYAELHGARLFGTPLQMAAFMREYGR; via the coding sequence ATGGACGACGAAGAGAAATCGATGGTGCTGGTCCGGTCGAGCTTCCCGGTCACGGGTCAGCCGATCAGGGTCGTGATGATCGACGGGGTGCCGTGGTTCGTCACGGCGGACGTGTGCCGGATCCTCGGACGAGGCAACCCGAGCGAAGCCCTCAAGATCGTGAATCCCGTGGACGTGCGGACGGTCAACCTGCGCTCGATTAGCCTCAGAAATTCTGAGGGTAATGACGTTTCCGCAGGTCAGAAACCCTACGTGCGGGGGAACCCGATCCTTGGCGTCCTGAGCGAGAGCGGTCTCTACACCTTGATCATGAGGTCGACGAAACCCAACGCCCAACCCTTTCAGGAATGGGTCACCCGCGACCTCCTCCCCTCCATCCGCCGCGGCGACACCGACGTCCCGACCCAGCAGCGGCGGATGGCGGAGACCCTGGCCGAGGCGATCGGGCAGCAGGTGCAGATCGTCGCGGAGATCGACCACGAGGACTGGCCCGGCCTGACCGTCCACTCGGATGGGACGGTCCACTGCCGGCACGGGGAAATGATCCTCTACCTGCCGAGCCGGGAGGAGGACAGCGGACCACCGTTCGGCCCGTACTTCGCCTGCCCGAGCGACGAGCGGGTCGGCATCCGGGGCAGCCGGGTCGTCCCCGGCTGCCCGAAGCTGAAGCTGGTGGACCTGATGCGCCTGCGCCGCGAAGCGCAGCACGCCCCCAGTACCGAGCCCATTCCGGAGCACGGACCGATGTACGCGGAACTGCACGGCGCCCGGCTCTTCGGGACACCGCTGCAGATGGCCGCCTTCATGCGGGAGTACGGCCGCTGA